The nucleotide sequence ataGTAAAGTGATTCCTAACCCTGATCCAGGAGTACCCAGCTCTGAATCATTTTTTGGTGTAGTGTAGTAGTGAATTTGAAggatttttgttgtttgattacaatgtttttctgacatttgttttgtgttcatgttataaatgactttttattttcaccttTGTGCTCTCATTCTTGTGAGCATGAATCATGTTTTCAGTCTGTACATCTAAACATCTATGGCTGTGATTCAGGAATGTGGACATTCTGTAAGGGTGCACAACTGCCCACAACAACTGTGTCTTTgacttttcttttgtgtgtgtgtgtgtgtgtgagtgcgtctgagagagggagacagagagagctgTAAACACAGATAATCACTGAACAATAGATCACTTGAGACCGAcatgaaaatgaacaatgtttttgtgACCCATCAGTTGATTTTAGTGGCTCTGTTACTCTGTTTGGATGCTGAGTATTATCAACTTTAGCAAATAGTTTAATTTCTGTTTTAACAACAAAACCTAAGTTAGTACAGAGTTACTGCAACTAAAGACTTTGACATCACAACGTGTGTCACAGTGAGTACAGTATTGTTGTTCCAATGTCAACATTTTTTCCTCACTTTCTTACAGGTCACAGGTTTGAAGATGTTCCCGGTGTGCGGCGGCACCTGGTTACGAAGAGTGCTAAAGGTCAGGTGGTTCACATCGGCAAGGACCACAAAGAGCTCAGCAGTCGCGTCAGGACTAAACTGGATCGAACCCCTCATGAGGTGAGACCTGCAGCTGATCTCCAGACCTTTGTGTCTATAAATGCATATTATGCCGATAATATCACCATTCGCTGTTCCATGATTCCTCGTGCTAGAGAggggaaaaaaacagttttgtggAAGTTTAGATTGCATGGTATGAATAAAGGAGAGATCTCGTACCGTTGGCTCACTGAGACTACTGTTCTTTATTAGAGGAGATCATGGCCCTATTACGTGGACCACAGAGTTCGTCGTGCCCGACAGGTGAAGGTAGAGTTGCATGGAGGTGCTCCggtttgttaaaaaaagcaGAAGCACGTGTGTGGTTTTAACTTATCGCTTGGTTAGCCAATGTCCCATTTGCAGATGGGTCAAGACGCAGGTTTTTTGGAAGGGAATGAAATAGTCACAATATCAGAATGGTGTGGAAGTGAGGTCACGCTTACAACGGCATTATATATTTTGACACATTGACATTTCAGCATGATCACATCTAAATAGGTTTTTGTGTGtctaacatttaaaacatacagaTATTTTTAGATGGTTTGGCTGCAGATACACTAAAAACTCTATAGTTTAAGATTTAATTCTAATGCACGACCAGCAcgtttgttttaataaagttcaGTTACTGTAGGTCTAAAGGTTTtgttatcttatttttttaaacacgtTTTGTACTGTAAACTCAACTTACCACTGAACTCTTAAATGCCTTTTATGACGTTTTTCCATCAAACCTGTTCTTTGGAAGAAttgacacgtgtgtgtgtgttctgacaGGTGTTTGTAGAGCTGAATGAGCTTCTGATGGATAAGAACCAGGAGATGCAGTGGAGGGAAACGGCTCGTTGGATAAAGTTTGAGGAGGACGTTGAGGAGGAGACGGACCGCTGGGGGAAACCTCACGTTGCTTCACTCTCATTCCGCAGTCTCCTGGAGCTCCGAAGGACCATTTCACATGGTGAGAGATGAGATAAAAGACCGTCTGttggaaagaaaaaataagaatgggGAAGATCAGCAAAGTCACAATGAAATTTTTAATATAGAGCTCAGTGCTTCTGTAAGTTTTGCCTATCTGTCGCCATCTCTGAATCAGAAACTTTGAAACAGAATATATCTAAGACTATGACTATAGACGTTTTCCGAGAAATCTGACCCgacagctcaaattataaataattatttcgaacatttcttttttaatgtacttGCTATCTTATTTTGACCAAAATGAGTGCAGATACTTGAAGTggaattaaagtgatagtttagccaaaaatgaaaattctgtaatgaatAACTCATGAATTACAatcagttcttggaccccattgactaccatagtaggaaaaaatgtatGGTTTTCAAAAGTGCCCccgaactgtttgctttcctacttCCTACtttccttcttttgtgttcaacagtacaaagaaattaaaaaggaATGTTTCCTGCTTTGGTAGTCAATTGGATCCAAGAGCTTcttttgttacaagcattcttccaaatatctttctctgtgaaaaaagagtaaatgaagacagaagttTATCtttaggtaaactatcccttttaagtttttatagtttaaatattaaaactagTTACAATTAATGAAAttgagtaaaataaaataaaatattggtataaatattatttgaaaaacttgaATTAAGGAAACGCTAAAGAACTAAAGAAATGTTGCTTTAgcattaaactgaaataagtttaggTGAGGCAGTAAATGtaataactgaaaataaaactgaaaattaaaacgaccataaattaaatgtatacagcaatattcaaaataaacaaataaataataaaatgacaaaaaaacacaaaaaattgataaaaatttatttaagaaaaaatataaaaataaaagttaattcAAGATTCATAAAGACATggagtttatttatattatttttataaaataaaaaatgtttatttatttatatacaatattatatataaaggAAATAATCAAGAATGTGATAAGGATTATATGTGATGCTGTGTCTGATGTTTTGTTGGGTGTAAATAAACAGGTGCAGTGCTGTTGGACCTGGACCAGAAGACTCTACCTGGTATTGCTCATCAGGTTGTGGAGCAGATGATTATCTCAGACCAGATCAGAGCAAAAGACAGAGCCAATGTGCTCAGAGCCCTGCTCCTCAAACACAGGTCAGTAGTGCACATGTTACACAACCAATAAACAACATTCACACGAGACACTGAAAATAATGAGATCTTTCGCATTTGATTCTTGTGACTGAATCGGTTTCTTCTGTGCATCAGTCATCCAAGCGACGGAAGGGAAAACAACTTGTTTCACCGAAACATCTCAGCAACTAGTCTTGCCTCTCTGATATCTCCTCATCATAGCAATAATCATATTGCTACATCAGAGCCTCCTGCCACAGACCCGCTCATTGGAGGACAGCCTAACTTCAATTCACGCAGTGTTGTTGATCTAGATAAGAACGAGGTagtgtgttcatttaaaaaagcctGCAAAATAATGACACGTGTGTATATTAAAGGGCTACTTAACCCaacaatgaacattttgtcatcatttactcaccctcagactGTTCGAAAACTGTATATATgtcttttgtaaatgtttgttctgttaaacacacgggaagatatttggaagaatgtcagatctcatcccctatcgactcccatagtatttattttccctatggcataaatgggggatgagatctgacaATCTTGTAAaaatcttcctgtgtgttcagcaaaacaaagaaatgtataggggtgtccctttaagagacatCTCCTTATTTTTTCCACAGAGAGATGCACCTCAGTTTTTCGGTTTGCACAAGTCTAAATCGAAGCTGCTTGAGAAGATCCCAGAGGATGCAGAAGCTACTGTTGTCCTAGTAGGTCAGTTTCCCTCAATGGCCGAACGTCTTCATAACATCAAAATCTTAGGCACATGACTTAAAGTCTTCACATCTATGATCTCAATTTCTAACAGGTAGCGTGGACTTCCTGGATCAGCCCACCATGGCCTTTGTGAGGCTGCAGGAGGCGGTTTTATTAGAGTCGGTTCTAGAAGTGCCAGTTCCAGTGCGCTTTCTTTTTGTGCTCCTCGGCCCACCCACtgccaacattgactaccacCAAATTGGTCGTTCCATATCCACGCTCATGTCTGATAAAGTAAGATAAAGCGTCAATGAGAGTCTATCAAATGTTGCTGTAACTTACCAACTTCAATCTGGTATCTTCATACGTCCCATTCAGCACTTTCACGAAGCGGCGTATTCGGCAGATGAACGGCAGGACCTGCTGACGGCCATCAACAGTTTCCTGGACTGCAGTATTGTGCTTCCGCCGTCTGAGGTGGGCGATGATGAACTGCTGCACTCTGTCGCTCGCTTTCAGAGAGAAATGTTGCACAAAAGAAATGAGCTAGAGGTCAAACTACAGGCCAAAGAACCCAAGAGCCCAGAGGATATTGGTACATCTCTCTCATTATGAACATGAATGAAGAATTCGTCAGTTGCatcgttctaaaataaatgtgtaaaatgacCTATTTGTGACTCATTTGTTATTTCATTCTGTTATCTCTCAGCTCTTGAGCCGCCACTTAAATCAGACGATGATCCTCTTCGGAGAAGGGGACAGCTGTTTGGTGGGGTTATCCAAGACATACGGCGCCGCTACCCTAAATACATCAGTGATTTTACAGATGCTTTAAGTCCTCAATGCATGGCCTCTGTCATCTTCATTTACTTCGCTGCGCTTTCTCCTGCCATCACCTTTGGAGGACTGTTGGGTAAGTCaaagttgttattttttactgttttaaacacCATTTTTAATTAGAAAAGCAGGAGTTTCCAGTTATGTTTATTAGCAATATTCAGGTTTTAAATCAATACACCTATACAAATTTGGgtaaaatacttgttttttgtactgaaaaataaaaatctattcaaAATAAAGACTGAGATTGaaaaaataaccatttttgaAAGTTTCTACTTCCACGGCCTAAAAGAATAGAAGTCGATATATGCAAGTATGTTCACAAACATGAAAATGGTGGTGCTGTTAAATTAATATACATTGTACACTCATATAAAAAAATCGAATAtacataaaatcatatttaaagaCTTCAAAATCTGCCTTAAATTTTAAAGtcaaattggctttacaagtcatttaaatttaaaatgatattcatctgacttaaaacatattttatacaaatacaaaatatatatatctagaATCTAGTTTAACCGATTTCTACTTCGTTTTCACAGTCagttgaatatatttttatttcaagatagttgtaaagccaaaataattgaaaatcaAAATTTAAGGCAGCTTTTgagcaaaatattttaagtgaatgtttttataaactgaGATAATCTGGGTTTAGATCAATTGAATACGGACTCCTCTTATCCTCATATTAAAATCTTCAAAAAGTGACGTTTGGTTTCAGACATGGCACAtgtcagtttgtgacattgttaagATGTCCTCTAGTGGAGGAATATGTGAGACTTCTTGGattgttctttttatttaagCTTATTGCTGTTTGggagaaacatttaaaatacttcAGATTTCTCATCTCATGTATGGGGTGGGGTCTTTGTCCTCCACAGGTGAGAAGACAGGTGGTTTGATAGGGGTGTCAGAGCTGATCATTTCCACTGCTGTGCAGGGAATGTTGTTCTGTCTGCTAGGGGCTCAACCTCTGCTGGTGGTGGGCTTCTCTGGACCCCTTCTGGTGTTTGAGGAGTCCTACTATTCCGTAAGTAATTGTAAACCCGAAACTCAATTGTATGGTAGCAGAACGACCTGAACGAGCTAAACTATGAGTCCATGTTTGCAGTTCTGCCAGTCCAATGACATCGACTACTTGACAGGCCGCGTGTGGATTGGATTCTGGTTGATCATCATTGTGGTTCTCATGGTGGCCTTTGAAGGAAGCTTCATGGTGCGTTTTGTTTCACGCTTCACCCAGGAGATCTTCTCCTTCCTCATCTCGCTTATCTTCATATATGAGACCTTCTTCAAACTGGGCAAAGTATGAATATCTTATGTTTTTGTGAGAAAATAATACTGTGTTTACAGATGATCAGACTGTGTTTGTCTGCTGTGCAGATCTTTATGGATCATCCTCTCCAGAGCTGCTATGGAAAAGAAGACAATGACACTGCTTTATCGTTACCCAATGATACCAGCACATCTTCAGTCGCCCCTCAAACCCTAAACCAGCCAAACACAGCTCTCCTTTCCCTGGTGCTCATGTCTGGAACCTTCTTCATTGCCTATTATCTACGGAAATTCAAGAACAGTGCTTTTTTCCCTGGCAGGGTAAGGCAGTATTACTTCTGACTTGTtgtgaaattgcaaaaaaataggTTTTCATATAAATAACTTTGAAGCAGTTCCTTGTTGAAATGTGTCAGTGTCGGTGAGTGATAATGTGTTATTGTCCATagtaaaattctgttttatCTGTGGCTCAGCTCCGAAGGGTTATTGGAGATTTTGGTGTTCCTATTGCAATCTCCATCATGGTTCTGTTGGACCAATGCATAAAGGACACTTATACACAGGTGAGACAAAAACAACTTTCATCATCACAACTATTGTTTAGGGGGTATGCATGAGTCTGGCTAACCTTAAAGCCGCAAGTATGGTCCGTCCGTCCGTAATTTTCGTCTATATTATTATCTCGCACTATTGAAAAGAAAATGCAAGTTTGAAAAGATTTATCCATGAATGTTGACTGTTTTGTCGTTCTGTAGCAGTTTAATAAAACTTTAAGCTATGGACTGTTGTTTTGACTCACTGAGTGCTTTTAAATGTGGTTTTGAACTTACCCAGCAAACACATAATATTAGTTTTTGGTTTCCCAGTACGTTCTGGAAATATTCTATTTCTGTAAAGAAAACTTTCCCGAAGAACCAAAAACTAACGTTTACGTCACTCTCTGGTAACCAACAATTGTTAAAggagttcactttaaaattaacatttcataaTAATTCACTAACCGCACGTCATACAAAGccatctgtgtgtttatttcttctgttgaaaacaaGTTGAGGCTTTTGGGGAGCACTTTCCAGCGTTCATAAATGCACTTAAAAGGggtccaaatttcagtttcatcgcagcttcaaaaggctctaCATGACAATAACTGATGAATAAGGGTCTAGCAAAAAGATCAttcattttccaagaaaatgaaaaaatgaaatactttaaatataaatatatggcTTGCACTGCCTCGGAGTGCCTCCATGTTGCGCGTCCATGACTTCACGTACTACGTTATCACGTTGGAAGGGTCACACATGTCTTAAATTCTGACCCAGTGTAGAAAGATGTTGAATGACACATTATATGTCTTTGTGCAAGactattgtttaaaatggtcaatTCATGTTCAAATCAGggatgtttaaatctttttaaatctaCGTTACGCTTTCTTGGAAAATGACTAATCGTTTCGCTAGAAAACACCATTATTCATCGACGGGTGTCGAGTAGGGTCTTTAGAAGCTGCGATGAAACAGAAATTTAGACCTTAACCAACAGCCCCCCGTTGAAGTCCATTATATGGAGAAGAACCCTCAATTCGTTTTCgacagaataaataaacacatggatGGCTTGTATGAGAAAGTATGACTAGTAAATTATtatgaaattttcattttaaagtgaactattcctttaactggGCTAGTGCAGGGCACTTTAGATAAAAAAGCTATATTTGCCAAAGTTTGCTCAGttcatgtaatgttttttattattaaaacagtttagCAGGCATCATAAATGTCCAGCGTTATCTTAAAATTCAGGCTCcagtttttgctttatttaaaaaagctatACATCACTCAAaagtttttaacatttaagattCACCAAAGTCACATGCAGTTTCGGCAAAACACAATGTCATATGAATGGCTTTTCCTACTGATTTGCTAAAGAGGGCCACATGTCATGataaagtaaatgcatttgaatCTGTTTAAATAAGGAGACAAACAAGGcactgtggtgtttttttacGATGTGTTACAATGATCTCTGAACTTCTTTTCCTCAATCCAGAAACTAAGTGTACCCGATGGCTTCTCTGTGACCAGCCCGGACAAACGCGGTTGGTTTATACACCCACTGGGATCTGATGGTCAATTTCCCATCTGGATGATGGCTGCCAGCATTCTACCTGCCCTGCTGGTCTACATCCTTATTTTCATGGAAACTCAGATCACCACGTAGGCCACAGTTTACTCTTCTTTCTCAAACTGACCTCTGTAAACTTAATACGGTGTTCTCACCTACATCCCTGTTTTTATGTCGACAGTCTTATTGTGAGTAAGAAGGAGAGGATGCTGGTTAAGGGTTCAGGCTTTCATTTGGATCTTCTGATCATCGTGACCGCCGGTGGGATTTCGGCCTTGTTTGGACTGCCGTGGCTGACCGGTGCCACTGTACGGTCAGTGACCCACGCAAATAGCCTAACCGTCATGAGCAAAGCTGTCGCCCCTGGTGACAAACCACGCATCCAGGAGGTGAAAG is from Triplophysa dalaica isolate WHDGS20190420 chromosome 3, ASM1584641v1, whole genome shotgun sequence and encodes:
- the slc4a2a gene encoding anion exchange protein 2a isoform X2; this encodes MSDPQDAGDVTSASCLTRHLPIGVQSPPPPCHDDDEGDLNRTLGVQRFQQILSPAQRMPEEQHRTFNEEDFEYHRHTSLHIHHPLSKHLPSESRRKKPGRKRSTGRMRSLSTGAAPPIDEDDEDEGADEDSCSQQEKEGTSTTTPTPETDTEMNNEQCFESIDDPDSSVKENRKVTPHRKLPILPNSALHTSINIPSDAAPSQGRTSVRTLPTGRRVSAPCLFPMSSPDGSSKHGRSYDLHERRRTGNMTGNALYQHMPTDESEAKTLTTVDLDGIKSHRFEDVPGVRRHLVTKSAKGQVVHIGKDHKELSSRVRTKLDRTPHEVFVELNELLMDKNQEMQWRETARWIKFEEDVEEETDRWGKPHVASLSFRSLLELRRTISHGAVLLDLDQKTLPGIAHQVVEQMIISDQIRAKDRANVLRALLLKHSHPSDGRENNLFHRNISATSLASLISPHHSNNHIATSEPPATDPLIGGQPNFNSRSVVDLDKNERDAPQFFGLHKSKSKLLEKIPEDAEATVVLVGSVDFLDQPTMAFVRLQEAVLLESVLEVPVPVRFLFVLLGPPTANIDYHQIGRSISTLMSDKHFHEAAYSADERQDLLTAINSFLDCSIVLPPSEVGDDELLHSVARFQREMLHKRNELEVKLQAKEPKSPEDIALEPPLKSDDDPLRRRGQLFGGVIQDIRRRYPKYISDFTDALSPQCMASVIFIYFAALSPAITFGGLLGEKTGGLIGVSELIISTAVQGMLFCLLGAQPLLVVGFSGPLLVFEESYYSFCQSNDIDYLTGRVWIGFWLIIIVVLMVAFEGSFMVRFVSRFTQEIFSFLISLIFIYETFFKLGKIFMDHPLQSCYGKEDNDTALSLPNDTSTSSVAPQTLNQPNTALLSLVLMSGTFFIAYYLRKFKNSAFFPGRLRRVIGDFGVPIAISIMVLLDQCIKDTYTQKLSVPDGFSVTSPDKRGWFIHPLGSDGQFPIWMMAASILPALLVYILIFMETQITTLIVSKKERMLVKGSGFHLDLLIIVTAGGISALFGLPWLTGATVRSVTHANSLTVMSKAVAPGDKPRIQEVKEQRVTGFLVALFVGLSIVIGDLLRQIPIAVLFGIFLYMGVMSLNGIQLSERMALLFMPPKYHPDHTYVRKVRTLRMHLFTCLQLVCLAVLWTVMSTAASLAFPFVLLLTVPFRRFLLARIFTQREIQCLDADEGEPSFDEREGQDEYTEMQMPV
- the slc4a2a gene encoding anion exchange protein 2a isoform X1 gives rise to the protein MSDPQDAGDVTSASCLTRHLPIGVQSPPPPCHDDDEGDLNRTLGVQRFQQILSPAQRMPEEQHRTFNEEDFEYHRHTSLHIHHPLSKHLPSESRRKKPGRKRSTGRMRSLSTGAAPPIDEDDEDEGADEDSCSQQEKEGTSTTTPTPETDTEMNNEQCFESIDDPDSSVKENRKVTPHRKLPILPNSALHTSINIPSDAAPSQGRTSVRTLPTGRRVSAPCLFPMSSPDGSSKHGRSYDLHERRRTGNMTGNALYQHMPTDESEAKTLTTVDLDGIKSHRFEDVPGVRRHLVTKSAKGQVVHIGKDHKELSSRVRTKLDRTPHERRSWPYYVDHRVRRARQVKVFVELNELLMDKNQEMQWRETARWIKFEEDVEEETDRWGKPHVASLSFRSLLELRRTISHGAVLLDLDQKTLPGIAHQVVEQMIISDQIRAKDRANVLRALLLKHSHPSDGRENNLFHRNISATSLASLISPHHSNNHIATSEPPATDPLIGGQPNFNSRSVVDLDKNERDAPQFFGLHKSKSKLLEKIPEDAEATVVLVGSVDFLDQPTMAFVRLQEAVLLESVLEVPVPVRFLFVLLGPPTANIDYHQIGRSISTLMSDKHFHEAAYSADERQDLLTAINSFLDCSIVLPPSEVGDDELLHSVARFQREMLHKRNELEVKLQAKEPKSPEDIALEPPLKSDDDPLRRRGQLFGGVIQDIRRRYPKYISDFTDALSPQCMASVIFIYFAALSPAITFGGLLGEKTGGLIGVSELIISTAVQGMLFCLLGAQPLLVVGFSGPLLVFEESYYSFCQSNDIDYLTGRVWIGFWLIIIVVLMVAFEGSFMVRFVSRFTQEIFSFLISLIFIYETFFKLGKIFMDHPLQSCYGKEDNDTALSLPNDTSTSSVAPQTLNQPNTALLSLVLMSGTFFIAYYLRKFKNSAFFPGRLRRVIGDFGVPIAISIMVLLDQCIKDTYTQKLSVPDGFSVTSPDKRGWFIHPLGSDGQFPIWMMAASILPALLVYILIFMETQITTLIVSKKERMLVKGSGFHLDLLIIVTAGGISALFGLPWLTGATVRSVTHANSLTVMSKAVAPGDKPRIQEVKEQRVTGFLVALFVGLSIVIGDLLRQIPIAVLFGIFLYMGVMSLNGIQLSERMALLFMPPKYHPDHTYVRKVRTLRMHLFTCLQLVCLAVLWTVMSTAASLAFPFVLLLTVPFRRFLLARIFTQREIQCLDADEGEPSFDEREGQDEYTEMQMPV
- the slc4a2a gene encoding anion exchange protein 2a isoform X3 — translated: MPEEQHRTFNEEDFEYHRHTSLHIHHPLSKHLPSESRRKKPGRKRSTGRMRSLSTGAAPPIDEDDEDEGADEDSCSQQEKEGTSTTTPTPETDTEMNNEQCFESIDDPDSSVKENRKVTPHRKLPILPNSALHTSINIPSDAAPSQGRTSVRTLPTGRRVSAPCLFPMSSPDGSSKHGRSYDLHERRRTGNMTGNALYQHMPTDESEAKTLTTVDLDGIKSHRFEDVPGVRRHLVTKSAKGQVVHIGKDHKELSSRVRTKLDRTPHERRSWPYYVDHRVRRARQVKVFVELNELLMDKNQEMQWRETARWIKFEEDVEEETDRWGKPHVASLSFRSLLELRRTISHGAVLLDLDQKTLPGIAHQVVEQMIISDQIRAKDRANVLRALLLKHSHPSDGRENNLFHRNISATSLASLISPHHSNNHIATSEPPATDPLIGGQPNFNSRSVVDLDKNERDAPQFFGLHKSKSKLLEKIPEDAEATVVLVGSVDFLDQPTMAFVRLQEAVLLESVLEVPVPVRFLFVLLGPPTANIDYHQIGRSISTLMSDKHFHEAAYSADERQDLLTAINSFLDCSIVLPPSEVGDDELLHSVARFQREMLHKRNELEVKLQAKEPKSPEDIALEPPLKSDDDPLRRRGQLFGGVIQDIRRRYPKYISDFTDALSPQCMASVIFIYFAALSPAITFGGLLGEKTGGLIGVSELIISTAVQGMLFCLLGAQPLLVVGFSGPLLVFEESYYSFCQSNDIDYLTGRVWIGFWLIIIVVLMVAFEGSFMVRFVSRFTQEIFSFLISLIFIYETFFKLGKIFMDHPLQSCYGKEDNDTALSLPNDTSTSSVAPQTLNQPNTALLSLVLMSGTFFIAYYLRKFKNSAFFPGRLRRVIGDFGVPIAISIMVLLDQCIKDTYTQKLSVPDGFSVTSPDKRGWFIHPLGSDGQFPIWMMAASILPALLVYILIFMETQITTLIVSKKERMLVKGSGFHLDLLIIVTAGGISALFGLPWLTGATVRSVTHANSLTVMSKAVAPGDKPRIQEVKEQRVTGFLVALFVGLSIVIGDLLRQIPIAVLFGIFLYMGVMSLNGIQLSERMALLFMPPKYHPDHTYVRKVRTLRMHLFTCLQLVCLAVLWTVMSTAASLAFPFVLLLTVPFRRFLLARIFTQREIQCLDADEGEPSFDEREGQDEYTEMQMPV